One region of Zootoca vivipara chromosome 7, rZooViv1.1, whole genome shotgun sequence genomic DNA includes:
- the TMCC2 gene encoding transmembrane and coiled-coil domains protein 2 isoform X5: protein MLDKGDVSQISLPSNTSHGDADGNFCLDVPDGNPDPQRTKAAIDHLHQKILKITEQIRVEQEARDDNVAEYLKLANNADKQQASRIKQVFEKKNQKSAQTIAQLHKKLEHYHKKLKEIEQNGPSRQPKDVFRDMHQGLKDVGANVRSSISGFGGGVVEGVKGGLSGLSQATHSAVVSKPREFASLIRNKFGSADNIAHLKDTLEDGHPEEASRTLSGSATLVSSPKYGSDDECSSGTSGSAAGSNSGAGAGGLGSPKSNTLDSHHYNFETIIEELREIKDIQSHLEDSMEDLKAQLQRDYTYMTQCLQEERYRYERLEEQLNDLTELHQNEMTNLKQELASMEEKVAYQSYERARDIQEAVESCLTRVTKLELQQQQQQVVQLEGVENANARALLGKFINVILALMAVLLVFVSTIASFITPLMKTRMRLLSTTLLVLFLFLLWKHWDSITYLLEHVLLPS from the exons atg TTGGATAAAGGGGATGTGAGTCAAATCAGCCTGCCTTCCAATACAAGCCACGGTGATGCTGATGGCAACTTCTGCCTTGACGTTCCAGATGGCAACCCAGACCCGCAGAGGACAAAGGCTGCCATTGACCACCTGCACCAGAAGATCCTCAAGATCACCGAGCAGATCAGGGTTGAGCAAGAGGCACGAGATGACAATGTGGCTGAGTACCTGAAGCTAGCTAACAACGCCGACAAGCAGCAGGCCTCTCGTATCAAACAGGTCTTTGAGAAGAAGAACCAGAAGTCAGCCCAAACCATTGCGCAGTTGCACAAGAAGCTTGAACATTATCACAAAAAGCTAAAGGAGATTGAACAAAATGGGCCCTCTCGACAGCCCAAAGACGTCTTCCGGGACATGCACCAGGGTCTCAAGGATGTAGGGGCCAATGTCCGCTCCAGCATCAGTGGCTTTGGAGGCGGAGTGGTGGAGGGTGTCAAAGGTGGACTGTCAGGCCTTTCTCAAGCCACCCACTCAGCTGTGGTCTCCAAACCCCGAGAGTTTGCAAGCTTGATCCGCAACAAATTTGGCAGCGCGGACAACATTGCCCACTTGAAGGACACGCTGGAAGATGGGCACCCTGAGGAGGCCTCACGGACTCTGAGTGGCAGCGCCACTCTGGTTTCTAGCCCCAAATATGGCAGTGATGATGAGTGCTCCAGTGGCACTTCTGGCTCAGCAGCAGGTAGCAACTCGGGGGCGGGTGCTGGTGGCTTGGGCAGCCCCAAGTCTAACACCTTGGACAGTCACCACTATAATTTTGAGACCATCATAGAAGAACTGAGGGAGATTAAGGACATTCAGTCCCACCTTGAGGACTCCATGGAAGACCTCAAGGCTCAGCTGCAACGAGACTATACGTATATGACTCAGTGCTTACAGGAAGAGCGTTATAG ATATGAACGCTTGGAAGAGCAGCTGAATGACCTGACGGAGCTCCACCAGAATGAGATGACCAATCTCAAACAGGAGCTGGCCAGCATGGAGGAGAAGGTGGCTTACCAGTCCTATGAGAGGGCCAGAGACATTCAG GAGGCTGTGGAATCCTGCCTGACTCGTGTTACCAAGCTGgaacttcagcagcagcagcaacaggtggTTCAGCTGGAAGGGGTGGAGAATGCCAATGCTCGGGCCCTGCTAGGCAAATTCATCAACGTTATATTGGCCTTGATGGCTGTGCTGCTGGTCTTTGTCTCCACCATTGCCAGTTTCATCACGCCCTTGATGAAGACCCGCATGCGTCTCCTGAGCACCACCCTGCTAGtgctttttctcttcctcctctggaaGCACTGGGACTCCATCACTTATCTTCTGGAACACGTGCTGCTCCCTAGCTGA
- the TMCC2 gene encoding transmembrane and coiled-coil domains protein 2 isoform X2: MPSSLPPRTPHHPWFVSSHQYPALQSLTQLMTGGGEFPCGRITQPGSLPTLLLVPEMHPSESDPCPGKKILLLNSLLGVFLDKGDVSQISLPSNTSHGDADGNFCLDVPDGNPDPQRTKAAIDHLHQKILKITEQIRVEQEARDDNVAEYLKLANNADKQQASRIKQVFEKKNQKSAQTIAQLHKKLEHYHKKLKEIEQNGPSRQPKDVFRDMHQGLKDVGANVRSSISGFGGGVVEGVKGGLSGLSQATHSAVVSKPREFASLIRNKFGSADNIAHLKDTLEDGHPEEASRTLSGSATLVSSPKYGSDDECSSGTSGSAAGSNSGAGAGGLGSPKSNTLDSHHYNFETIIEELREIKDIQSHLEDSMEDLKAQLQRDYTYMTQCLQEERYRYERLEEQLNDLTELHQNEMTNLKQELASMEEKVAYQSYERARDIQEAVESCLTRVTKLELQQQQQQVVQLEGVENANARALLGKFINVILALMAVLLVFVSTIASFITPLMKTRMRLLSTTLLVLFLFLLWKHWDSITYLLEHVLLPS, from the exons atgccttcctctcttcctccccgcACCCCCCACCATCCATGGTTTGTAAGCTCCCACCAGTACCCAGCCCTCCAATCCTTAACTCAACTCatgacaggaggaggagaatttcCCTGTGGAAGGATCACACAGCCGGGCTCGTTACCAACGCTGCTGCTCGTGCCAGAAATGCACCCATCTGAATCTGACCCCTGCCCCGGGAAAAAGATATTGCTGCTCAACTCTTTATTAGGAGTGTTT TTGGATAAAGGGGATGTGAGTCAAATCAGCCTGCCTTCCAATACAAGCCACGGTGATGCTGATGGCAACTTCTGCCTTGACGTTCCAGATGGCAACCCAGACCCGCAGAGGACAAAGGCTGCCATTGACCACCTGCACCAGAAGATCCTCAAGATCACCGAGCAGATCAGGGTTGAGCAAGAGGCACGAGATGACAATGTGGCTGAGTACCTGAAGCTAGCTAACAACGCCGACAAGCAGCAGGCCTCTCGTATCAAACAGGTCTTTGAGAAGAAGAACCAGAAGTCAGCCCAAACCATTGCGCAGTTGCACAAGAAGCTTGAACATTATCACAAAAAGCTAAAGGAGATTGAACAAAATGGGCCCTCTCGACAGCCCAAAGACGTCTTCCGGGACATGCACCAGGGTCTCAAGGATGTAGGGGCCAATGTCCGCTCCAGCATCAGTGGCTTTGGAGGCGGAGTGGTGGAGGGTGTCAAAGGTGGACTGTCAGGCCTTTCTCAAGCCACCCACTCAGCTGTGGTCTCCAAACCCCGAGAGTTTGCAAGCTTGATCCGCAACAAATTTGGCAGCGCGGACAACATTGCCCACTTGAAGGACACGCTGGAAGATGGGCACCCTGAGGAGGCCTCACGGACTCTGAGTGGCAGCGCCACTCTGGTTTCTAGCCCCAAATATGGCAGTGATGATGAGTGCTCCAGTGGCACTTCTGGCTCAGCAGCAGGTAGCAACTCGGGGGCGGGTGCTGGTGGCTTGGGCAGCCCCAAGTCTAACACCTTGGACAGTCACCACTATAATTTTGAGACCATCATAGAAGAACTGAGGGAGATTAAGGACATTCAGTCCCACCTTGAGGACTCCATGGAAGACCTCAAGGCTCAGCTGCAACGAGACTATACGTATATGACTCAGTGCTTACAGGAAGAGCGTTATAG ATATGAACGCTTGGAAGAGCAGCTGAATGACCTGACGGAGCTCCACCAGAATGAGATGACCAATCTCAAACAGGAGCTGGCCAGCATGGAGGAGAAGGTGGCTTACCAGTCCTATGAGAGGGCCAGAGACATTCAG GAGGCTGTGGAATCCTGCCTGACTCGTGTTACCAAGCTGgaacttcagcagcagcagcaacaggtggTTCAGCTGGAAGGGGTGGAGAATGCCAATGCTCGGGCCCTGCTAGGCAAATTCATCAACGTTATATTGGCCTTGATGGCTGTGCTGCTGGTCTTTGTCTCCACCATTGCCAGTTTCATCACGCCCTTGATGAAGACCCGCATGCGTCTCCTGAGCACCACCCTGCTAGtgctttttctcttcctcctctggaaGCACTGGGACTCCATCACTTATCTTCTGGAACACGTGCTGCTCCCTAGCTGA
- the TMCC2 gene encoding transmembrane and coiled-coil domains protein 2 isoform X3: MHPSESDPCPGKKILLLNSLLGVFLDKGDVSQISLPSNTSHGDADGNFCLDVPDGNPDPQRTKAAIDHLHQKILKITEQIRVEQEARDDNVAEYLKLANNADKQQASRIKQVFEKKNQKSAQTIAQLHKKLEHYHKKLKEIEQNGPSRQPKDVFRDMHQGLKDVGANVRSSISGFGGGVVEGVKGGLSGLSQATHSAVVSKPREFASLIRNKFGSADNIAHLKDTLEDGHPEEASRTLSGSATLVSSPKYGSDDECSSGTSGSAAGSNSGAGAGGLGSPKSNTLDSHHYNFETIIEELREIKDIQSHLEDSMEDLKAQLQRDYTYMTQCLQEERYRYERLEEQLNDLTELHQNEMTNLKQELASMEEKVAYQSYERARDIQEAVESCLTRVTKLELQQQQQQVVQLEGVENANARALLGKFINVILALMAVLLVFVSTIASFITPLMKTRMRLLSTTLLVLFLFLLWKHWDSITYLLEHVLLPS, encoded by the exons ATGCACCCATCTGAATCTGACCCCTGCCCCGGGAAAAAGATATTGCTGCTCAACTCTTTATTAGGAGTGTTT TTGGATAAAGGGGATGTGAGTCAAATCAGCCTGCCTTCCAATACAAGCCACGGTGATGCTGATGGCAACTTCTGCCTTGACGTTCCAGATGGCAACCCAGACCCGCAGAGGACAAAGGCTGCCATTGACCACCTGCACCAGAAGATCCTCAAGATCACCGAGCAGATCAGGGTTGAGCAAGAGGCACGAGATGACAATGTGGCTGAGTACCTGAAGCTAGCTAACAACGCCGACAAGCAGCAGGCCTCTCGTATCAAACAGGTCTTTGAGAAGAAGAACCAGAAGTCAGCCCAAACCATTGCGCAGTTGCACAAGAAGCTTGAACATTATCACAAAAAGCTAAAGGAGATTGAACAAAATGGGCCCTCTCGACAGCCCAAAGACGTCTTCCGGGACATGCACCAGGGTCTCAAGGATGTAGGGGCCAATGTCCGCTCCAGCATCAGTGGCTTTGGAGGCGGAGTGGTGGAGGGTGTCAAAGGTGGACTGTCAGGCCTTTCTCAAGCCACCCACTCAGCTGTGGTCTCCAAACCCCGAGAGTTTGCAAGCTTGATCCGCAACAAATTTGGCAGCGCGGACAACATTGCCCACTTGAAGGACACGCTGGAAGATGGGCACCCTGAGGAGGCCTCACGGACTCTGAGTGGCAGCGCCACTCTGGTTTCTAGCCCCAAATATGGCAGTGATGATGAGTGCTCCAGTGGCACTTCTGGCTCAGCAGCAGGTAGCAACTCGGGGGCGGGTGCTGGTGGCTTGGGCAGCCCCAAGTCTAACACCTTGGACAGTCACCACTATAATTTTGAGACCATCATAGAAGAACTGAGGGAGATTAAGGACATTCAGTCCCACCTTGAGGACTCCATGGAAGACCTCAAGGCTCAGCTGCAACGAGACTATACGTATATGACTCAGTGCTTACAGGAAGAGCGTTATAG ATATGAACGCTTGGAAGAGCAGCTGAATGACCTGACGGAGCTCCACCAGAATGAGATGACCAATCTCAAACAGGAGCTGGCCAGCATGGAGGAGAAGGTGGCTTACCAGTCCTATGAGAGGGCCAGAGACATTCAG GAGGCTGTGGAATCCTGCCTGACTCGTGTTACCAAGCTGgaacttcagcagcagcagcaacaggtggTTCAGCTGGAAGGGGTGGAGAATGCCAATGCTCGGGCCCTGCTAGGCAAATTCATCAACGTTATATTGGCCTTGATGGCTGTGCTGCTGGTCTTTGTCTCCACCATTGCCAGTTTCATCACGCCCTTGATGAAGACCCGCATGCGTCTCCTGAGCACCACCCTGCTAGtgctttttctcttcctcctctggaaGCACTGGGACTCCATCACTTATCTTCTGGAACACGTGCTGCTCCCTAGCTGA
- the TMCC2 gene encoding transmembrane and coiled-coil domains protein 2 isoform X4 produces the protein MRKKRVLEPDEHWKLDKGDVSQISLPSNTSHGDADGNFCLDVPDGNPDPQRTKAAIDHLHQKILKITEQIRVEQEARDDNVAEYLKLANNADKQQASRIKQVFEKKNQKSAQTIAQLHKKLEHYHKKLKEIEQNGPSRQPKDVFRDMHQGLKDVGANVRSSISGFGGGVVEGVKGGLSGLSQATHSAVVSKPREFASLIRNKFGSADNIAHLKDTLEDGHPEEASRTLSGSATLVSSPKYGSDDECSSGTSGSAAGSNSGAGAGGLGSPKSNTLDSHHYNFETIIEELREIKDIQSHLEDSMEDLKAQLQRDYTYMTQCLQEERYRYERLEEQLNDLTELHQNEMTNLKQELASMEEKVAYQSYERARDIQEAVESCLTRVTKLELQQQQQQVVQLEGVENANARALLGKFINVILALMAVLLVFVSTIASFITPLMKTRMRLLSTTLLVLFLFLLWKHWDSITYLLEHVLLPS, from the exons ATGAGAAAGAAGAGAGTGCTGGAACCGGATGAACACTGGAAG TTGGATAAAGGGGATGTGAGTCAAATCAGCCTGCCTTCCAATACAAGCCACGGTGATGCTGATGGCAACTTCTGCCTTGACGTTCCAGATGGCAACCCAGACCCGCAGAGGACAAAGGCTGCCATTGACCACCTGCACCAGAAGATCCTCAAGATCACCGAGCAGATCAGGGTTGAGCAAGAGGCACGAGATGACAATGTGGCTGAGTACCTGAAGCTAGCTAACAACGCCGACAAGCAGCAGGCCTCTCGTATCAAACAGGTCTTTGAGAAGAAGAACCAGAAGTCAGCCCAAACCATTGCGCAGTTGCACAAGAAGCTTGAACATTATCACAAAAAGCTAAAGGAGATTGAACAAAATGGGCCCTCTCGACAGCCCAAAGACGTCTTCCGGGACATGCACCAGGGTCTCAAGGATGTAGGGGCCAATGTCCGCTCCAGCATCAGTGGCTTTGGAGGCGGAGTGGTGGAGGGTGTCAAAGGTGGACTGTCAGGCCTTTCTCAAGCCACCCACTCAGCTGTGGTCTCCAAACCCCGAGAGTTTGCAAGCTTGATCCGCAACAAATTTGGCAGCGCGGACAACATTGCCCACTTGAAGGACACGCTGGAAGATGGGCACCCTGAGGAGGCCTCACGGACTCTGAGTGGCAGCGCCACTCTGGTTTCTAGCCCCAAATATGGCAGTGATGATGAGTGCTCCAGTGGCACTTCTGGCTCAGCAGCAGGTAGCAACTCGGGGGCGGGTGCTGGTGGCTTGGGCAGCCCCAAGTCTAACACCTTGGACAGTCACCACTATAATTTTGAGACCATCATAGAAGAACTGAGGGAGATTAAGGACATTCAGTCCCACCTTGAGGACTCCATGGAAGACCTCAAGGCTCAGCTGCAACGAGACTATACGTATATGACTCAGTGCTTACAGGAAGAGCGTTATAG ATATGAACGCTTGGAAGAGCAGCTGAATGACCTGACGGAGCTCCACCAGAATGAGATGACCAATCTCAAACAGGAGCTGGCCAGCATGGAGGAGAAGGTGGCTTACCAGTCCTATGAGAGGGCCAGAGACATTCAG GAGGCTGTGGAATCCTGCCTGACTCGTGTTACCAAGCTGgaacttcagcagcagcagcaacaggtggTTCAGCTGGAAGGGGTGGAGAATGCCAATGCTCGGGCCCTGCTAGGCAAATTCATCAACGTTATATTGGCCTTGATGGCTGTGCTGCTGGTCTTTGTCTCCACCATTGCCAGTTTCATCACGCCCTTGATGAAGACCCGCATGCGTCTCCTGAGCACCACCCTGCTAGtgctttttctcttcctcctctggaaGCACTGGGACTCCATCACTTATCTTCTGGAACACGTGCTGCTCCCTAGCTGA